The following are from one region of the Dreissena polymorpha isolate Duluth1 chromosome 2, UMN_Dpol_1.0, whole genome shotgun sequence genome:
- the LOC127866887 gene encoding mucin-22-like: MAASGAGTDVTTAATEIDVTTAAFGAGTDVTTTTTGTETDVTTATTGTEIDVTTVTSGTETDVTTATSGTQTDVTTVTTEIDVTTAASGTGTDVTTATSGTETEVTTATTGTEMDVTTATSGAETDVTTTTTSEGTDVTKATTDTETDVTTAITETDLTTATTGTETDVTTTTTRAGTDVTTATTDVGTDVTTPTTEKDVTTVTTGTQTHLTTATTGTETDVTTTTTSAGPDVTTATTDVGTDVKTATTETDETTATSGTERDVTTTTRSAGTDVTTTNTDVGTDVTTATTDEGTDVTTATTGTETDLTTASSGAGTDITTATTGTDVTTAPSDTETDVTTTTTSAGTDVTTVTSDEGTDETTVTTGTETDVTTSTTDSETDVTTATTGTEIDVTTASTGTVIDVMTAAFGSGTDVTTTTSGTETDVTTATTGTESNVATVTTGTGTDATTVTTVTETDLTTATTGTEKDVTTTTTSAGTDVTTATSDEGTDVTTTTTETDVTTVTTGIETDITTTTTSAGTDVTTATTAVGTDETTFTTGTETDVTASTTGTETDVTTATTGTESNVATVTTGTGTDETTVTTLTETDLTTATTGTETDVTTTTTSAGTDVTTATSDVGTDVTTATKGTETDLTTASSGAGTGITTTTTGTETDVTTATSGTGTDVTTATSGTDVTTAPSDTETDVTTTTTSAGTDVTTVTSDEGTDETTVTTGTETDVTTSTTGSETDVTTATTGTEIDVTTATTGTEIDEMTAAFGAGTDVTTTTSGTETDVTTATTETESNVATVTTGTGTDETTVITVTETDLTTATTGTEIDVTTTTTSAGTDVTTATSDEGTDVTTTTSGTETDVTTATTGIEIDVTTATSGTKTDVSTATTDKQRATTGTEIDVTTATSGTETEVTTATNGTEIDVTTATSGTETDVTTTTTSEGTDVSTATTVTETNVTTAITGTETDLTSAASDVGTDVTTATTGTETGVTTVTSGTETDVTTATTVTETDLTTATTGTETDVTTTITSAGTDVTTATTDVGTDVTTATTGTETDVTTAASGIGTDVTTATTGTEIDVTTDTTGTETDVTTATAGTETDVTTTTTSAGTDVTTATTDVGTDKTTPTTDTETDVTTATTSTETDVTTATTGTETDLTTAASGAGTDVTTAATGTETDVTTATTSTETDVTTATTGTESNVATFTTGTETDVTTTTTSSETDLTTATTGTETDVTTTITSAGTDVTTATTDVGTDVSTATTDVGTDETTVVTRTDVTTVTTGKETDVTTATSGIETDVTTATTGTETDLTTATTGTETDVTTITTSAGTDVTTATTDVGTDKTTPTTDTETDVTTATTKTDVTTATNGTEIDVATATSGTETDVTTTTTSEGTDESTATTGTETDETTVITGTETDLTSAASDLGTDVTTATTGTETDVTTATSGTEKDLTTATTVTETDLTMATTDTETDLMTTTTSAGTDVTTATTDVGTDVTTATTVQKQM, encoded by the exons ATGGCCGCATCTGgtgcaggaacagatgtaacgacggccgccACAG AAAtagatgtaacgacggccgcaTTTGgtgcaggaacagatgtaacgacgaccACTACTGGTACAGAGACAGATGTAACGACCGCTACTACTGGTACAGAAATTGATGTAACGACTGTAACTagtggtacagaaacagatgtaacgacggcaaCTTCTGGTACACAAACAGATGTAACGACTgtcactactg aaattGATGTAACGACGGCCGCATCTGGTACAGGAACAGATGTAACAACGGCCACTTCTGGTACAGAGACAGAGGTAACAACGGCTACTACTGGTACAGAAATGGATGTCACGACTGCCACAAGTGGtgcagaaacagatgtaacgacgacgACAACTAGTGAAGGAACAGATGTAACGAAAGCCACTACTgatacagaaacagatgtaacgactgccattactg AAACAGAtctaacgacggccactactggtacagaaacagatgtaacgacgaccACAACTAGAgcaggaacagatgtaacgacggccactactgatgTAGGAACAGATGTAACAACGCCCACTACAG aaaaaGATGTAACGACGGTCACTACTGGGACACAAACACATCTAACGACtgccactactggtacagaaacagatgtaacgacgaccACAACTAGTGCCGGaccagatgtaacgacggccactactgatgTGGGAACAGATGTAAAgacggccactactg aaacagatgaaACGACGGCCACTTCTGGGACAGAAAGAGATGTAACGACGACCACAAGAAGTGCAGGGACAGATGTAACGACGACCAATACTGATgtaggaacagatgtaacgacggccactactgatgAAGGAACAGATGTTACAACGGCCACTACAGGTACAGAAACAGATTTAACGACGGCCTCATCTGGTGCAGGAACAGAtataacgacggccactactg gaacagatgtaacgacggccccTAGTGATACAGAAACAGACGTAACGACGACAACAACTAgtgcaggaacagatgtaacgacggtcACTTCTGATGAAGGAACAGATGAAACGACTGttactactggtacagaaacagatgtaacgacgtcCACTACTGattcagaaacagatgtaacgacggccactactggtacagaaatagATGTAACGACGGCTTCTACTGGTACAGTAATAGATGTAATGACGGCCGCATTTGGTTCAGGAACAGATGTCACGACGACCACTTCTGGTACAGagacagatgtaacgacggccactactggtacagaatcAAATGTAGCGACTGTCACTACTGGAACAGGAACAGATGCAACGACTGTTACTACTGTGACAGAAACAGAtctaacgacggccactactggtacagaaaaaGATGTAACGACGACCACAACTAgtgcaggaacagatgtaacgacggccacttcTGATGAAGGAACAGATGTAACAACGACCACTAcag aaacagatgtaacgactgTCACTACTGGTATAGAAACTGATATAACGACGACAACAACTAgtgcaggaacagatgtaacgacggccactactgctGTAGGAACAGATGAAACGACGTttactactggtacagaaacagatgttaCGGCATCCACTACTGGTACAGagacagatgtaacgacggccactactggtacagaatcAAATGTAGCGACTGTCACTACTGGTACAGGAACCGATGAAACGACTGTTACTACTCTGACAGAAACAGATCTtacgacggccactactggtacagaaacagatgtaacgacgaccACAACTAgtgcaggaacagatgtaacgacggccacttcTGATGTAGGAACAGATGTTACAACGGCCACTAAAGGTACAGAAACAGATTTAACGACGGCCTCATCTGGTGCAGGAACAGGTATAACGACgaccactactggtacagaaacagatgtaacgacggccacatCTGGTacaggaacagatgtaacgacggccacttcTG gaacagatgtaacgacggccccTAGTgatacagaaacagatgtaacgacgacaACAACTAgtgcaggaacagatgtaacgacggtcACTTCTGATGAAGGAACAGATGAAACGACTGttactactggtacagaaacagatgtaacgacgtcCACTACTGGttcagaaacagatgtaacgacggccactactggtacagaaatagATGTAACGACGGCtactactggtacagaaatagATGAAATGACGGCCGCATTTGgtgcaggaacagatgtaacgacgaccACTTCTGGTACAGagacagatgtaacgacggccactactgaaACAGAATCAAATGTAGCGACTGTCACTACTGGAACAGGAACAGATGAAACGACTGTTATTACTGTGACAGAAACAGAtctaacgacggccactactggtacagaaatagATGTAACGACGACCACAACTAgtgcaggaacagatgtaacgacggccacttcTGATGaaggaacagatgtaacgacgaccACTTCTGGTACAGagacagatgtaacgacggctaCTACTGGTATAGAAATTGATGTAACGACTGCAACTAGTGGTACAAAAACAGATGTATCGACGGCCACTACTGAT aaacagag ggccactactggtacagaaatagatgtaacgacggccacttcTGGTACAGAGACAGAGGTAACGACGGCTACTAATGGTACAGAAATAGATGTAACGACTGCCACTagtggtacagaaacagatgtaacgacgaccACAACTAGTGAAGGAACAGATGTATCGACGGCCACTACTGTTACAGAAACAAATGTAACGACTGCCattactggtacagaaacagatttAACGTCGGCCGCATCTGATgtaggaacagatgtaacgacagCCACTACTGGAACAGAAACAGGTGTAACGACTGTCACgtctggtacagaaacagatgtaacgacggccactactgtgACAGAAACAGAtctaacgacggccactactggtacagaaacagatgtaacgacgaccATAACTAgtgcaggaacagatgtaacgacggccactactgatgTAGGAACAGATGTAACAACGGCCACTAcaggtacagaaacagatgtaacgacggccgcaTCTGGTataggaacagatgtaacgacggccactactggaACAGAAATAGATGTAACGACGgacactactggtacagaaacagatgtaacgacggccacagCTGggacagaaacagatgtaacgacgaccACAACTAGTGCAGGAACAGATGTTacgacggccactactgatgTAGGAACAGATAAAACGACTCCCACTACTGATACAGAAActgatgtaacgacggccactactagtacagaaacagatgtaacgacggccactactggtacagaaacagatttAACGACGGCCGCATCTGgtgcaggaacagatgtaacgacggccgccactggtacagaaacagatgtaacgacggctaCTACTAGTAccgaaacagatgtaacgacggccactactggtacagaatcAAATGTAGCGACTttcactactggtacagaaacagatgtaacgacgacaACAACTAGTTCAGAAACAGAtctaacgacggccactactggtacagaaacagatgtaacgacgaccATAACTAgtgcaggaacagatgtaacgacggccactactgatgTAGGAACAGATGTATCGACGGCCACTACTGATGTAGGAACAGATGAAACGACGGTTGTTACta gaacagatgtaacgacggtgACTACTGGAaaagaaacagatgtaacgacggccactagtGGTatagaaacagatgtaacgacggccactactgggACAGAAACAGATCTAACGACtgccactactggtacagaaacagatgtaacgacgatCACAACTAGTGCAGGAACAGATGTTacgacggccactactgatgTAGGAACAGATAAAACGACTCCCACTACTGATACAGAAActgatgtaacgacggccactacta agacagatgtaacgacggctaCTAATGGTACAGAAATAGATGTAGCGACTGCCACTagtggtacagaaacagatgtaacgacgaccACAACTAGTGAAGGAACAGATGAATcgacggccactactggtacagaaacagatgaaACGACTGTCattactggtacagaaacagatttAACGTCGGCCGCATCTGATttaggaacagatgtaacgacagCCACTACTGgaacagaaacagatgtaacgacggccacttcTGGTACAGAAAAAGAtttaacgacggccactactgtgACAGAAACAGATCTAACGATGGCCACTACTGATACAGAAACAGATTTAATGACGACCACAACTAgtgcaggaacagatgtaacgacggccactactgatgTAGGAACAGATGTAACAACGGCCACTACAG tacagaaacagatgtaa